A single region of the Vicia villosa cultivar HV-30 ecotype Madison, WI linkage group LG4, Vvil1.0, whole genome shotgun sequence genome encodes:
- the LOC131598829 gene encoding protein VAPYRIN encodes MDRLIRLDPSNIVLIRVEQGQKCQGKITLNNVMYTMPVAFRIQPLIKTRYTIKPQSGIISPLASLVIEITYHPPQQQGSSNLPHSFPFSDDSFLLHSVLAPGAAIKEPSSMFDSVPSDWFTTKKKQVFIDSAIKVMFVGSQILTQLVEDGNSMDDIREVLEKSDPLWESVNSKDSKGQTLLHLAISKTRPDLVQLILEFKPDIEATNSVGSTPLEAASSSGESLIVELLLAHKANTEGSESSIFRPIHHASREGHMEILRLLLLKGAKVDSLTKDGNTSLHLAVEEKRRDCARLLLANGARTDFRNTREGDTPLHIAAANGDENMVKLLLHKGATKYVRNKLGKTAFDVAAENGHSRLFDALRLGDSLCVAARKGEVRTIQKVLESGGVINGRDQNGWTSLHRASFKGRIDAVRFLVEKGIDLDAKDEDGYTALHCAAESGHADVTEFLVKKGADVEARTNKGVSALQIVESLNYVGITRILVNGGASREGLGEKFPSAPSKIPFGSKVEGGSVMTTKKKMSSRTRALRGSFDRSMPLAVL; translated from the coding sequence atggaTAGACTCATAAGGTTAGATCCATCAAACATAGTACTAATAAGAGTTGAACAAGGACAAAAATGTCAAGGAAAAATAACCTTAAACAATGTCATGTACACTATGCCAGTTGCATTTAGGATTCAACCACTCATCAAAACTAGATACACTATCAAACCTCAATCAGGAATCATTTCACCATTAGCTTCACTTGTGATAGAGATAACATATCATCCTCCACAGCAACAAGGTTCAAGTAATCTTCCTCACTCTTTTCCTTTTTCAGATGATTCATTTCTTCTACACAGTGTTCTTGCTCCTGGTGCAGCCATCAAAGAGCCTTCATCCATGTTTGATTCTGTCCCAAGTGATTGGTTCACTACTAAGAAAAAACAAGTTTTCATTGATAGTGCAATCAAAGTCATGTTTGTAGGGTCACAAATTTTGACTCAACTTGTAGAAGATGGGAATTCAATGGATGATATAAGAGAAGTGCTTGAAAAGAGTGATCCTTTATGGGAATCTGTTAACTCTAAAGACTCCAAAGGACAAACTTTGCTTCATTTGGCTATTTCGAAAACAAGACCTGATCTTGTTCAATTGATCCTTGAATTCAAGCCTGATATTGAGGCTACAAATAGCGTTGGATCGACTCCGCTTGAGGCCGCGTCTTCCTCGGGCGAATCGTTGATTGTCGAGCTTCTTTTAGCTCATAAGGCCAACACAGAAGGATCAGAATCTTCGATTTTTCGACCGATTCATCACGCGTCGAGAGAAGGACACATGGAGATTCTCAGGCTTCTTTTGCTCAAAGGTGCAAAAGTTGATTCATTGACAAAAGATGGTAACACTTCTTTACACTTAGCTGTTGAAGAAAAAAGAAGAGACTGTGCTAGGCTTTTGTTAGCAAACGGCGCGCGAACCGATTTTCGGAACACAAGAGAAGGTGATACACCTTTGCACATAGCAGCAGCCAATGGAGATGAGAACATGGTGAAGCTTTTATTGCATAAAGGAGCTACAAAATATGTGAGAAACAAACTAGGGAAAACTGCGTTCGATGTTGCGGCCGAAAACGGTCACTCGCGCCTCTTCGACGCGCTTCGTTTAGGGGACAGTTTATGCGTGGCAGCGCGGAAAGGCGAGGTGAGGACAATCCAAAAGGTTTTGGAAAGTGGTGGAGTGATCAATGGAAGAGATCAAAATGGATGGACATCACTTCATAGGGCTTCATTCAAGGGAAGAATAGATGCTGTTAGGTTTCTTGTGGAGAAAGGTATTGATTTGGATGCAAAAGATGAAGATGGTTATACAGCTTTGCATTGTGCTGCTGAATCAGGACATGCTGATGTGACTGAGTTTTTGGTTAAGAAAGGTGCTGATGTTGAAGCAAGGACTAATAAAGGTGTTAGTGCTTTGCAAATTGTGGAGTCATTGAACTATGTAGGGATTACAAGGATACTTGTTAATGGAGGTGCTAGTAGAGAAGGTTTAGGTGAAAAATTTCCATCTGCACCTTCTAAGATTCCTTTTGGGAGTAAAGTTGAAGGTGGAAGTGTGATGACGACGAAGAAGAAAATGAGTAGTCGAACTCGAGCGCTACGAGGTAGCTTTGATCGTTCAATGCCTTTGGCTGTTCTCTAG
- the LOC131598830 gene encoding probable polygalacturonase At3g15720, with amino-acid sequence MEVQFVVSVMFVIVASSSCLCVRLTSNDLSHSFNVLDYGAVGNGKNDESRAFMDAWKDACSAIYESSTLLIPKEKTFMLQPMWFMGPCNSPTIYVKLEGTIIAPSTIEAWKWPNENDRGSWIRFSEINGLVVYGGGLIDGKGAPWWDCYSNAMCESENPTALHFHACENLILRGLTHINSPRNHISLNACHGSRISKLHIIAPNESPNTDGIDIAESTNVIIENSKMETGDDCIAINHGSTSIDIVGIFCGPGHGISVGSLGRNGAEESVEKIYVRNCTFNKTTNGARIKTWMVKFIFLHGDIKVPFLNLESIKFHVNINHH; translated from the exons atggaaGTTCAATTTGTTGTTTCTGTAATGTTTGTTATTGTTGCTTCTTCATCTTGTTTATGTGTTAGATTAACATCAAATGATTTAAGCCACAGCTTCAATGTTCTTGACTATGGTGCTGTTGGGAATGGCAAAAATGATGAATCAAGG GCTTTTATGGATGCATGGAAAGATGCATGTAGTGCAATTTATGAGAGTTCAACACTTCTCATACCCAAGGAAAAAACATTCATGTTGCAGCCTATGTGGTTTATGGGTCCTTGCAATTCTCCAACTATTTATGTAAAG CTTGAGGGGACTATCATAGCTCCAAGCACCATTGAAGCTTGGAAATGGCCCAATGAGAATGATAGAGGCTCATGGATACGTTTCTCAGAGATAAATGGGCTAGTTGTTTATGGAGGTGGACTCATTGATGGCAAAGGTGCTCCATGGTGGGATTGCTATTCTAATGCCATGTGTGAAAGTGAAAATCCAACT GCTCTTCATTTTCACGCATGTGAAAATCTAATTCTAAGGGGATTAACTCATATCAACAGCCCAAGAAATCATATAAGTTTAAACGCATGTCATGGCTCACGAATCTCTAAATTGCATATTATCGCGCCAAATGAAAGCCCCAACACTGATGGAATTGACATTGCTGAATCAACCAACGTCATCATTGAGAATTCAAAGATGGAAACTG GTGATGATTGTATTGCAATTAATCATGGTTCCACATCGATTGATATTGTTGGCATTTTTTGTGGACCTGGCCATGGCATAAG TGTTGGGAGCCTAGGAAGAAATGGAGCTGAAGAATCAGTGGAAAAGATTTATGTGCGAAATTGCAccttcaacaaaacaacaaatggaGCCAGAATCAAGACATGGATggtaaaatttatttttctacaTGGTGATATAAAGGTTCCTTTTCTGAATCTCGAGTCTATTAAATTCCACGTGAATATTAATCATCATTAA